A single region of the Candidatus Krumholzibacteriia bacterium genome encodes:
- a CDS encoding outer membrane beta-barrel protein, with protein sequence MLRNARWFSGTTALVLRTGTLPPILLSATLALVLLPALAAAMPRTYLAVTGGATVLTGDVSGDVVDSRTIGQLELGIGSHLNDNLLLEGSFGVYGTQEVPYEPILDPAELLLPESVRTYRIEANPLMLRLRYTRSGMRKGYLKPELQCGLGFLAVTRWVRNIAGIQPNTASDLLLAGEAGISALLILGKNWMLQLGARYTLTQRHELVDDLDHLDSVAVLLGFRFFLNSPRDEGLPPPKDD encoded by the coding sequence ATGCTCCGCAACGCTCGATGGTTTTCGGGAACGACGGCTCTCGTTCTTCGGACCGGGACGCTGCCGCCCATTCTGCTGTCGGCGACGCTGGCTCTCGTCCTGCTGCCCGCGCTAGCAGCGGCGATGCCGCGGACCTACCTGGCCGTCACGGGCGGTGCCACCGTTCTCACCGGCGATGTGAGCGGCGACGTCGTCGATTCGCGCACGATCGGCCAGCTGGAGCTTGGCATCGGCTCGCACCTCAACGACAACCTCCTCCTCGAAGGTTCGTTCGGCGTCTACGGCACTCAGGAGGTGCCCTACGAGCCGATCCTCGACCCCGCGGAGCTCTTGCTTCCCGAGAGCGTGCGCACCTACCGCATCGAGGCCAACCCGCTCATGCTGCGACTGCGCTACACCCGGAGTGGAATGCGCAAGGGGTACCTGAAGCCGGAGTTGCAGTGCGGTCTGGGATTCCTCGCCGTGACCCGATGGGTCCGGAACATCGCCGGGATCCAGCCGAACACAGCGAGCGACTTGCTGCTGGCGGGAGAAGCAGGCATTTCGGCGCTCCTCATCCTGGGGAAGAATTGGATGCTGCAGCTCGGAGCGCGCTACACGCTGACCCAGCGGCACGAACTGGTGGACGATCTGGACCACCTGGACAGCGTCGCAGTTCTCCTGGGCTTCCGTTTCTTCCTCAACAGTCCGCGTGACGAAGGCCTGCCGCCTCCCAAGGACGATTGA